The following nucleotide sequence is from Labeo rohita strain BAU-BD-2019 chromosome 3, IGBB_LRoh.1.0, whole genome shotgun sequence.
TTAACTGCTCAGAGTGTGTTCAAGTTAAATGTTAGTGTGTCTATTTACATACTAGATTGCTCACATTTATCACTGTTTTGTTTAGATGACACGTGCCATCTATTCATTATACGGTTAaactagtatatatatatatatatatatatatatcgctCATTTCTAAGAATTAAAGCACTCTTTTGGCACCAGCAGATTAATGTGCTAGACTGAGGGACTTCATAGGTGTACTGTATTAATCATTGTATAATTAGTATATATTAATTGTGGAAGTTACTgtgattatatttattgtgaCTATTGTTATTTGTTATGCTTACATATTATAtctttattttgtagaaaaaccaCACACATGCAAAGCAGAATGTCTTCAGTGTACTGAGTTGTGGTGACAATAAATGGGTAATTCCCACATAGCTGTTCATCTCTGGTAAAAGTCTCTAACCGGACACTTTAAAGAGGATCTGTTATCATATGGcaaattcacataaaagaaaGAAGAACTACCAGTAGCCACTCATTTTTACATGTTCATTTACTGTTGTTCTCTGATTACTGTCAAGGTAGTCTGACAGTTCATCCACTTTCCTTATCTGTGGAGACATGTAACAACAAGACTTGTCTATACAGGCATAACAGTCACACTCTTGAATTCCAGAAATCATCTGTTGAAATCATCTGTTATTGTGCCAAAGTGAAACTTGAATGTTTGATTAGTTCAGCGTGTTCTAAgggtttaatataatatttaaaaccagCTGTCTAGTACTTGTTTCCTCAATCTGCATTTGTCATTTCAACACACTAACTTCCACCAGGCTTGGAGCTGGTGCAACACATCCTTAAAAGCATATTTCTTAAGCTTATAAAACAAGTATAAATCctgcaaggaaaaaaagaatgCTGTGACTTTTTTGAccaaatgtatgtgtgtgttttatatgagACTCACCAGCTGCACATGCTCAGTGCAGTCCTGAGAGACCTTGCGTGTAAACCACATTCTGATTCACTCAAGATACAAGATCTGCTGTAAGATCTGAGAATTTTCCAAATCAGCTCACCCATTCAAACGGATCACTTCAACCTGCTAGACAAGCCATGGATTTTGAGAACGGCAAAGAAGGATGTAATAATTGCAAACAGAATTGCAATAACAAATGCCAATGTCATTGTCATACAATAACCCAAAGTCCAAATCCTAGTGAAAGGACTGATGAGAAGATGTCTGAGACACCTGAAAGGCCTTTGGGAGATTGTGGCTCCTGTCATTGTGGCTACTGCCCTTTTGTCCCCTGTCACTGTGGCCCTTGTGATTGTGACTGTGGTGATGGTGGCGCCGGCGATGGTGGCGCCGTTGATGGTGGCTCATGTGATTGTGGCTCATGTGATTGTGGCCCCTGTGATTGCGGCTCCTGTGACTGTGGCTCCTGTGACTGTGGCCCCTGTGATTGCGGGTCCTGTGATTGTGGCTTCTGTGATTGTGTCTCCTGTATTATTCAGTGAATGTTTGGAGAAAGTTGACAGGTGAGAAAaacatttgtctttttaaatgtgctCCGAACATTGATTAATACTTccacaatattaataaatcataatgttaatttcaacatttactaacacatgtttaaataaaaaattgtgctAGCACTGTAAAGAGTAAGATGTATTTGAAATCCATTTATTTCCTGTTAAGtacattacaaatacatttacatttttatgtagttaataaaaatactctgCAGTTGTACTTtcagtatactaaactggtgtACTTGTATTGGAACATTTAgtgcttaatgcactttaattctGTGGAAGTaatgctgaagtccaactaaggatatactgaagtatatttgattgggCTATAGTGGAACTATCACAAGTATACTTACAAATATcagggtttttatttttattttttttttttttatttttttttttaatttgtagaaAATACATTGCCTTattcaaaccatttttttcCAGTAATTCAGTAATTCATCTGTACAGAGTAGATGGATTTGTGGAGACAGAGCAGCACTCCGGACAGTTCCAGCTCCATTAAGGAACATCATCAACACAAAGACAACAGTGATCTACTGTGATCTACAGTAAACATCAGGACATCTTTAGTGCCATAATGGATGATAAACATCATAAAGTAtactaaatatatgtatatatcaaatattatcTGTATCATATAAACACAGTTCCAGCCAAAAGATCAAAGTAAACTAAATAACAGATCAggtttcctttctttcttttttcagtgctctgaatatatgtatttttaaggaCATTTATCTGTTTCATTGATAGgaaaattgttacatttgacCATATTTTCTCCATAAAAGACAATTATTTCTCAACCCTGagatgattttttaaatgtttgttacattatattttttgtacatcaaaatcatgcCAATTGCCTTTattttgaggggggaaaacctttttttttttcagtaacacaCGTAATCAGTTAAACAATTTGATGTGAAGTGTGATGAAATTGTGAATGAAGTGAATGTATGCATTGtcaatgtaaaattattgtaaagtTATACTGCATtgtctctgaaaaaaaaaaaaaaaacatttttatttttacagtgtggccTCCTTTACACTAAGAGTCAGATTAACTAAATGAAACCCAAATATAGTGATAGTGAATGTGATATTTTCATTtggtcatgtttttttattttttttttttttttgtttcagtttataTTAAGCAATATGTTTATTACTGGCTTCAAATTAAATGTGTTCACTGTATTACTGAACTGCCACCTCTGCTGCCAGTATCTTACTGTTATATTTGAGCATGTTATTGCAGTATATAATCAACTCTTCTGTTTCTGTTGAAGTCTAAACTTCAGTTGATGGTCTTTgactgttatttttgttatttttgtaaatgtttggcaccctgtgctgccattcattgaataatttttttaacactttgtATAAAGTGTACatgctgttaacaagcagaatcagtGAAGGAAAGAGGAGCaacaagaacagaaaaaaaaaaaaaaagaaacaagagtTTAGATGTTTGATTATGCTAATTTCCCTAAAAGTCTTAATTACTATAGCaaagaataaagtcaacagTTGTTTCTCAATCATCTGGGATGATCACATCCTTAACAAATGGTGACCAACAGTACAATGGGAATGGGTGTTGGACCCTGTGAACCATTTTTACAATAGGGTGTCAGAACTTCAGTGTACTGAACTTTACAGACCACAGTGACAGAAgcaacttcatttacattaaggGTAGCAACTGTAAGTGTATTAAATGATTGAGTTTAGGATGTTTGGGGCTTATTCCAGCTCCATTGAATCCAAAGTACTACATGTATATTGTCACCGCTTTGCTGCAATAAAAATCTTCACCAAGTTCTACCATGTCCTCATCACTATTTTGTAAATTGGCGTGCCAGCCAGGAGgcatttccaaaaataaaaaataaaacatacaaaaaaagcgGGGaaaggttatatatatatatatatatatatatatatatatattatgtcaCGGGTGAAGAATCACACGACAAGTTGTGACAAACAGGGCGACGCTGACTAGTCCGGAGACACTTGTCACAATGAAgcgttcagatgcaaaaccagctaaaagccatcttggtcaaaaatgagataatgatactgagtgaatgctctcgacacatattatacgtcagtcaaatactttttcttcaaactcgcaaAAATAGCAGCCTCAGAATAATAGATTATTATTCTGCACGAATCTGCGGAAGAACTGACGGGGTGTGGTTTGATCCTTGGCTGACCAATCAGTAGAAAGGGGCGTTTCGTTCTGCCCACATGTAGAAATCGAGTATTTAAgcagtttattaatttttccacccctgaacgaaaaacgaaaaatcaagctgaattcttgttttCCGTTTTTCTGGAAAGAATGAAAAAACGAAAAAGGAGCCGTTTTCTcatgtttcttctttcaatattaaaacaaaaaatgaatggatggaaGATACCCTGATTCTCAGCCTGTCACATTCATGTCTGtaaatgtcattggtttctcccattgtctccccccgtcgtTCTGCTTACTTTGGTTTAGTCCTCATTATCGACATCCCCCTCACCTGTCcttgttttctgtttgtcaagtcaagtcaagtcacctttatttgtataccgcctttaacaatacagaattgtgacaaggcggctgtacagtattaaataggaaacagtacatcaacaatgccaaaggcaacattaaacactcacattataggtaaaggtagttaatcaaaaacaataaaataaaatgcaatatcgtGTGAAGAGAAAGTGTTGTATTCTGAGTTCTCTGTCGGTCCttgatgttgatgttgtttgGTGTTCGTGGATGTTTCGCTGttttcctgcctgttcctgcctgattcgtatgaagatttatattaaagttattGTTTGTATCATATCTCGTTTCCCATCTCGTCCGTCCAGCAAGACACATAACAGAAGGACCGACCGAAACAGTTTTTTCCCGGCAttttccctgctttatttttcgttttttcctcagtgtttgttttttttgctttttcgtTATGGATAACCCCGCCGTCCTCGTTCtcctcctggagcaggggaattgctctctcgaggaccacactagagacttTGTGAATGCAGTAGGCAGTATGATAAGCACATGTGATGCGCCATTTGCACCCACACCCTTCCTCAGATAATGATTGCGGAATGCAAATGACCATAATAACCAGCCCGgcgcttaaaaaaaaaaaaaaaaaagaaagaaagaaagaaagaaatctcCCTTAAATTGTTCAGTGTCAAACCATTACATCAGAGTCAAGTATTGATTTGCAAATGTTGGAATTGCCTGGGTTATCAGAGGTTGAAGAGGAGGAAGCGAGAAGATTGTTGATGAGATATTCCGATGTTTTTGCTAAGCATGATAGTGATTTGGGGTGTACAAATTTAATTGATCACCAAATTCCTCTAGTAGACGAGACACCCGTACGTCAGCGGTACCGGAGAATTCCTCCTAGTCAGTTTGAGGATGTAAAGGCACACATTAGACAATTGTTGGACAGTCACGTTATTAGGGAGAGCGGTAGCCCATATGCTTCACCAATTGTGTTGGTGAAGAAGAAAGATGGATCTTTGAGAATGTGCATAGTACCTAACCCATATCCCATTACAATCTACCCCCCTAAATTTAAATCGACGTCCCGTCATGGGAAGAATAACTTGCCCATTTAGCTGAGTTTCATTAGTACATACAGACCGAGGGAGATGATATGGATTTGAATGGCATCCCGCCATTGCCCTCCCTGTACGGCTTTGTACAACTTCTTCCTGTTGTGGGGGATAATGATCTTCAACATAATCCATTACTGAAGTTAACGAGGAGTTGATGTTATCTTCCTGCAAAGGTTGAGATCTAGATTGAACTTGTTGAACTTTGTCTTGGATAGGTTCACTCTTAGGCAGTAGTGACATTATTACCATGTCTCCATCTCTATCTCTAGAAATTTCCTGATGGTCAACTAGATCTGAGAGACCAGGATCGTCTGGAGAGGAATGAACTGGACGCAATTCAGAACGGTGAATGTTTCTAATACTACCAGTTCCATCTATCGGGGCAATAGCATAAACAGCTCCATGTCCACCTGGACACCGGACCACTTTATAGGGAGTTGGATCCCAGGCATCTTGGATCTTATTCCTACCTTTTAGGTTATGGGCTCTTTGATACACAACCTGGCTCTTAGCTTTTCCTGTCCCACCTGAAGATCATTTAATCGAGCACGATGTTCTGTAGCACACTGAAGGGGGGCTCGAGCCCTGCTGAATATTCGTTCCAAGTTGTTTTTGTGGACTACATTACTTTGGGCATGACTATCCAATCCCAACAGGAAATCAACAGGTAGATAAGGTTCTTGTCCAAACATGAGGACATAAGGAGAATACCCAGTAGACTGGTGCTCTGTGGTATTATACGCAAACACTACCTGAGCAAGATGGTCTGGCCAATGACATTTTTCTTCTGGAGGCAACGTACGCAGCAAATCATGCATCGTTCTGTTGAAGCGTTCACATTGGCCATTCCCTTGTGGTCGATAAGGTGATGTGCGAGTTTTTGAAATACCACACAGTCTACAGATCAGCTTGCTTTCAAAGCACCGACCCTGATCTGAATGAATCTGTCTTGGTACTCCAAATAAATAGAACCAACGTTCCACTAAAACACATACCACTGTTGCTGCCGTTTGGTCTTTAGTTGGAATAGCATGTGTGAATTTCGAAAATACATCAGTCAGAACTAATACATTTTCGAGCCCATTTGATGGAGGTTCCAACAATGTAAAATCAATGGCCAGAATATCTAATGGCCTCTCTGCCATCAGATGTCCCATAAAACTCTGTACTTTTGGTCGTACCACTTTAGCTAAAGTGCAGCGCTGACATTTCTTACACCATTCTTCAATAAACTTGAACATACCAGGCCAATAACATCGAGTTCTCACTAGACTTGCTGTCCGCTCGATTCCTTGATGGCCGTGGTCATCATGCAAACTTGTGAGGACTATTTCCCGGAGTACAGCTGGTAACACAAACTGACGAATTTCTCGATGTTCCTCCTGGGGACAGAATCTCCGATACAACACCCCCTCTATCTTCACCAACTTCCCCCACTGCCGGGCCAATTCAAGCACCACTGATGACTCTGCTGCTCTCTCCTGTGCATCTGGGGGCCTTTGACGATTCCAATACACCAGGAATTGCCCAATAAAGGGGTCAGCTTCTTGCAGAGCACCAAGATTTTCTTTAGGCTGTTCAGGGAAGGCAGAAATGGTTTCACTGACAACTACACGCTGACTGTCATAAGCACATTGATATAACTCCTTCGGTATTGCAGTAGTCATAGCTAATTCAGCTACagatgctgtatttttttttctagaaaggGCATCAGCATTAATATTGGAGCGT
It contains:
- the LOC127162896 gene encoding uncharacterized protein LOC127162896 isoform X2, with amino-acid sequence MRRCLRHLKGLWEIVAPVIVATALLSPVTVALVIVTVVMVAPAMVAPLMVAHVIVAHVIVAPVIAAPVTVAPVTVAPVIAGPVIVASVIVSPVLFSECLEKVDSNSVIHLYRVDGFVETEQHSGQFQLH
- the LOC127162896 gene encoding uncharacterized protein LOC127162896 isoform X1, which codes for MRRCLRHLKGLWEIVAPVIVATALLSPVTVALVIVTVVMVAPAMVAPLMVAHVIVAHVIVAPVIAAPVTVAPVTVAPVIAGPVIVASVIVSPVLFSECLEKVDRWICGDRAALRTVPAPLRNIINTKTTVIYCDLQ
- the LOC127162896 gene encoding uncharacterized protein LOC127162896 isoform X3, encoding MRRCLRHLKGLWEIVAPVIVATALLSPVTVALVIVTVVMVAPAMVAPLMVAHVIVAHVIVAPVIAAPVTVAPVTVAPVIAGPVIVASVIVSPVLFSECLEKVDRVDGFVETEQHSGQFQLH